One region of Vallitalea okinawensis genomic DNA includes:
- a CDS encoding DUF3592 domain-containing protein: MRKVFAVCSLIFGLIILSFTIYMIYERIDTRSNLATTEGMVVNYKKEVESSGIRRGGSTTNRFIIAEYEVDGETYFCKLRTDNGQMDEIDNVVYEVGDSITVQYNTKDPVRILDPNETGLFFIMKIGVSLFLAAIGFLFYYAYK, from the coding sequence ATGAGAAAAGTATTTGCAGTATGTTCTTTAATTTTTGGTTTAATAATTTTAAGTTTTACAATCTATATGATTTATGAACGAATTGATACAAGAAGCAATCTAGCTACAACAGAAGGCATGGTAGTGAACTATAAAAAGGAAGTGGAATCATCAGGAATAAGACGTGGTGGAAGCACAACTAATCGTTTTATTATAGCAGAATACGAAGTAGATGGTGAGACCTACTTCTGTAAACTAAGAACAGATAATGGTCAAATGGATGAAATTGATAATGTTGTTTATGAGGTAGGAGATTCTATTACTGTGCAATACAATACTAAAGATCCTGTAAGAATACTGGATCCAAATGAGACAGGTCTATTTTTTATTATGAAGATTGGGGTTTCGTTATTTTTAGCCGCTATAGGGTTCTTGTTTTATTATGCTTATAAATAA
- a CDS encoding P-loop NTPase family protein — MSSNILLMIITLLCGFGILSFLYIRAKNEKSDVVQSDKLTFERLLDMVKYSLADLVKEENFFGVTDEEFESMYKRKARIQEAMRNCVYGIDSAKLIVQDLIRSTIAEQLETEEEILDVFNFKARDLEPRIKFEIIMYFYKKKYGKGALEKMIDNYQLDRERLEIEDKKFASYVITDEDIHMIYQKERLKNKLTYPVMLDIITLLVYQKYKGFGIVDTLREMDINGFNCGTSGSILSSISEKNKEVFQAPRSVWLYFRGKYIHLRFLTFQSEEELRRVVQLICRYNNPGPLTEKKGYLVNTMYDKSRVLALRPPAAEYWAVFVRKFTLNDASLESLIIKPYVQQGDIVVNLLKYLMMGQVTCGVTGRQGSGKTTLMTSLIKFIDPRYTIRVLEMAPEMYLRELYPERNILSVQETEFVSASALQDALKKSDAAVSIVGEVATDPIAARMIQMGQVASIFTLFSHHANRACDLVYALRNSLVNAGGFTSMVTAEQQVIDVIKIDVHLNYTTDGKRYIERISEIIKLDEGVPYPDYDKNEPLHTMNAITKEYYTRRTDRQTFATRDILKYDLETDTYETMDWLTPTLTKYILDCLPKDQVYPFKKFVNENWRL, encoded by the coding sequence GTGAGTTCTAATATACTGCTAATGATCATCACCCTCCTTTGTGGTTTTGGTATCTTGAGTTTTTTATATATAAGGGCAAAAAATGAAAAATCCGATGTGGTGCAGTCAGATAAACTAACATTTGAACGATTACTCGACATGGTGAAATACAGTTTAGCTGACTTAGTAAAGGAAGAAAATTTCTTTGGTGTAACAGATGAAGAATTTGAATCCATGTATAAGCGTAAAGCAAGGATTCAAGAAGCTATGCGTAATTGTGTTTATGGCATTGATTCAGCTAAATTGATTGTACAGGACTTGATCAGAAGTACAATTGCAGAACAATTAGAAACTGAAGAAGAGATTCTAGATGTGTTCAATTTCAAAGCAAGAGATCTTGAACCTCGAATAAAATTTGAAATCATTATGTATTTTTATAAAAAGAAATATGGCAAGGGTGCTTTAGAGAAGATGATTGATAACTATCAATTAGATAGAGAACGATTGGAGATTGAAGATAAAAAATTTGCATCCTATGTTATAACGGATGAAGATATTCACATGATTTATCAAAAAGAACGACTAAAGAATAAATTAACCTATCCTGTCATGCTAGATATTATCACGTTACTAGTTTACCAAAAGTATAAAGGTTTTGGTATCGTCGATACTTTACGAGAAATGGATATAAACGGATTTAATTGTGGAACTTCTGGTTCTATTTTAAGTTCTATATCTGAAAAGAATAAAGAGGTTTTCCAAGCGCCACGCTCTGTTTGGCTTTACTTTCGTGGTAAGTATATTCATCTAAGATTTTTAACCTTTCAATCCGAAGAAGAACTTCGGCGAGTTGTACAATTAATTTGTAGGTATAATAATCCAGGACCACTTACAGAAAAGAAAGGGTACCTTGTTAATACCATGTATGATAAATCAAGGGTTTTAGCGTTACGTCCACCTGCAGCGGAATACTGGGCCGTCTTTGTCAGGAAGTTTACATTAAATGACGCATCTTTAGAAAGTTTAATCATAAAACCCTATGTCCAACAGGGCGATATAGTAGTAAATCTCCTAAAATACTTAATGATGGGACAAGTTACATGTGGTGTAACTGGGAGGCAGGGATCTGGAAAAACAACGTTGATGACTTCATTAATTAAATTTATAGATCCTAGGTATACAATACGTGTGCTTGAGATGGCGCCTGAAATGTACTTACGTGAATTGTATCCAGAAAGAAACATATTATCTGTTCAAGAAACGGAATTTGTATCAGCATCTGCATTACAAGATGCCTTGAAGAAATCTGATGCCGCAGTATCCATTGTTGGCGAGGTTGCCACAGATCCTATAGCAGCTCGTATGATTCAAATGGGACAGGTAGCATCCATCTTCACATTGTTTTCACACCATGCTAATCGAGCTTGTGACCTGGTTTATGCATTAAGGAATTCTCTTGTTAATGCTGGAGGATTTACATCGATGGTTACAGCGGAGCAGCAGGTGATTGATGTTATAAAAATCGATGTTCACCTCAACTACACAACAGATGGAAAGCGATACATCGAAAGAATATCTGAAATTATTAAGCTAGATGAAGGTGTACCCTATCCGGATTATGACAAGAATGAACCACTTCATACGATGAACGCAATTACTAAAGAATATTACACAAGAAGAACTGATCGTCAAACCTTTGCAACTAGAGACATCTTAAAATACGATCTAGAAACAGACACATATGAAACAATGGATTGGTTGACACCAACCTTAACTAAATATATATTAGATTGTTTACCAAAAGATCAGGTATACCCATTCAAAAAATTTGTCAATGAGAATTGGAGGTTGTAA
- a CDS encoding CpaB family protein: protein MYVKSSYGMKYIKILIFIVVMLVLIIMTNLAMYHLVWKPKIEDLIISYENELLLLDQTLADIGQFKEVYTVRLDTDPGKLVEQEDLELKRVPESFLSDSYVHKENVMNVVGKYYKVGLKEGSPMLLDIVMEEDMDELKTTRELDIVTSALPIGLEVGNYIDLRIVYPMGEDFIVLSHKRVQAIHNQVVTIMLNEEEIHLYQSALVDYLLQKNKGAALYMTEYVEPGIQSPSQVYYRVPDYTLAVMKGDPNIDNPDKLDEEENMEEREELIDAAIDKVTEEVAEIILEGREEVLTKLDEGKESYEEKMIENEALEQIDKTNHSEGEASSENEGQLYIEEGVVD, encoded by the coding sequence ATGTATGTAAAAAGTTCTTACGGTATGAAATATATTAAAATCTTAATTTTCATTGTAGTTATGTTAGTACTCATCATCATGACCAATCTAGCTATGTATCATTTAGTCTGGAAGCCTAAAATTGAAGATCTGATCATTAGTTACGAGAATGAATTACTCCTATTAGATCAGACTTTGGCTGATATTGGACAGTTTAAAGAGGTGTATACGGTTAGATTAGATACTGACCCAGGTAAGTTAGTTGAGCAAGAGGATTTAGAATTGAAAAGAGTACCTGAATCTTTCCTTTCTGATAGTTATGTACATAAAGAGAACGTCATGAATGTTGTGGGTAAGTACTATAAAGTAGGGTTAAAAGAGGGGTCACCCATGCTATTAGATATAGTGATGGAAGAAGACATGGATGAATTGAAGACTACTCGTGAATTGGATATTGTGACCAGTGCATTACCAATAGGTTTAGAAGTAGGTAACTATATCGATTTACGTATTGTATACCCTATGGGGGAAGATTTCATAGTATTGTCCCATAAACGTGTTCAAGCAATTCATAATCAAGTTGTAACAATTATGTTGAATGAAGAAGAGATTCACCTTTATCAATCAGCCCTTGTGGATTATTTGCTGCAAAAAAATAAAGGAGCTGCTCTTTACATGACTGAATACGTTGAACCAGGTATCCAAAGTCCATCTCAAGTTTATTATCGCGTCCCTGACTATACATTGGCTGTCATGAAGGGTGATCCGAATATTGACAATCCAGATAAATTGGATGAAGAGGAGAATATGGAGGAACGGGAAGAACTGATTGATGCAGCTATTGATAAAGTAACAGAAGAGGTTGCAGAAATTATTTTAGAAGGTCGAGAGGAGGTGCTCACAAAGCTGGATGAAGGTAAAGAAAGTTATGAAGAAAAAATGATAGAAAATGAAGCATTAGAACAAATCGATAAGACTAATCATTCAGAGGGGGAAGCATCGAGTGAAAATGAGGGTCAGCTTTATATTGAGGAAGGAGTTGTAGATTAA
- a CDS encoding ATPase, T2SS/T4P/T4SS family, with amino-acid sequence MMNLEGFLSTTEIQMVRKCVELRFEDHRKFKTPEALIIYEQRLLEPDILFQCTSQAYSVNLHLPSARYVPQEIVEHFYTYKCLPLSKDPVNHTILIGILPEWDIESIIPFKDWNIEKVYVPLHYYIKHYTRLYGIPEFLYRIPVKDQFDFIVEEAVSLEANEITLSSRASSIDINYQIKSKRVKAKRNLTLDDIQELIKLICAKAGSPMVNGDVNQGKMRCIQLDLHHRGRVVINDNHHCQIITIRIIPSMFIIEHLQELSMDKRSIDFIRENFLDSEPGIRLVMGPPCSGKSTTILTIFKELLAKEKCNIISLEHPVESLVDNMHQMNIDHDEDWMDGFEALKNQNPDRLYISEVTSFTAKAIMDLSCSGQVVYSTINAHCLSEGLLHLQELSDYSIDRVIMNMHSIVTQKLITNIAGDLNPLIKCLYFSPELKTKLMGKTIGEIYTALKEEEEKWSWTDMPT; translated from the coding sequence ATGATGAACTTAGAAGGCTTCTTAAGCACAACAGAAATTCAGATGGTACGAAAGTGCGTTGAGCTTCGATTTGAAGATCATAGAAAGTTCAAAACACCTGAAGCTCTTATCATCTATGAGCAAAGACTTTTGGAACCTGATATACTTTTCCAATGCACAAGTCAAGCCTATAGCGTCAATCTACATCTACCCTCAGCTAGATATGTACCTCAAGAAATAGTTGAACATTTTTATACATATAAGTGTTTACCACTCAGTAAGGATCCAGTGAATCATACTATTCTTATAGGCATACTTCCTGAATGGGATATTGAGTCAATAATACCTTTTAAGGATTGGAACATAGAAAAGGTTTACGTGCCCCTACATTACTATATAAAGCATTATACTAGACTATATGGTATACCAGAATTCTTATACAGAATACCGGTAAAAGATCAATTTGATTTCATTGTCGAAGAAGCTGTTAGTTTAGAAGCAAATGAAATAACATTATCATCAAGAGCTTCCTCCATCGATATAAATTATCAAATTAAAAGTAAGCGAGTTAAAGCAAAAAGAAATTTGACACTTGACGATATTCAAGAGCTTATCAAGCTCATCTGTGCTAAAGCTGGCTCGCCAATGGTGAATGGTGATGTTAATCAAGGGAAAATGAGATGTATCCAATTGGATTTACATCATCGTGGAAGAGTGGTTATCAATGATAATCATCACTGCCAGATCATCACTATTAGAATTATACCCAGTATGTTCATTATTGAACATCTACAAGAATTAAGTATGGACAAGAGATCTATTGACTTTATAAGAGAAAACTTTCTAGATTCAGAGCCGGGTATTCGGCTTGTAATGGGTCCACCGTGCAGTGGCAAATCAACCACCATTCTTACGATTTTTAAGGAACTCTTAGCGAAGGAAAAGTGTAATATTATTTCATTAGAGCATCCAGTAGAAAGCCTGGTAGACAATATGCATCAAATGAATATAGACCATGATGAAGATTGGATGGATGGCTTTGAAGCTCTAAAAAATCAAAATCCAGATAGGCTTTATATTTCAGAAGTAACAAGTTTTACTGCAAAAGCTATCATGGATTTATCCTGTAGCGGTCAAGTCGTTTATTCAACGATTAATGCTCATTGTTTATCAGAAGGGTTACTTCATTTGCAGGAACTCAGTGACTATTCAATTGACAGAGTGATAATGAATATGCATTCCATTGTTACACAAAAGTTGATAACCAATATAGCCGGTGACTTAAACCCTTTAATCAAATGCTTGTATTTTTCTCCTGAATTAAAAACAAAACTGATGGGAAAAACCATTGGTGAAATATACACTGCATTAAAAGAGGAGGAAGAAAAATGGTCTTGGACAGATATGCCTACCTAA
- a CDS encoding sigma factor-like helix-turn-helix DNA-binding protein, with protein sequence MVLYDDAPYLSKQVAQEILDVIAFEDKQEKNQQRRYYRHNVSLELMNEWYIHYTKSQVINDNRMIKELNKYLSFVETIEDLDLYDALHELTDFDIRIIKMRYEGQLTFKQIGECLKMKEDTVAKRHKRALRKLKIIIENKQK encoded by the coding sequence ATGGTTTTATATGATGATGCACCCTATTTATCAAAGCAAGTAGCTCAAGAAATTTTAGATGTAATAGCTTTTGAAGATAAACAAGAAAAAAATCAGCAAAGAAGATACTATCGACATAATGTTTCTTTAGAGCTCATGAATGAATGGTATATTCATTATACAAAATCCCAAGTTATCAATGATAATAGAATGATTAAAGAGCTGAACAAGTATTTAAGTTTTGTAGAAACAATTGAAGATTTGGATCTGTATGATGCTTTACATGAATTGACAGATTTTGATATTCGTATTATTAAAATGCGGTATGAAGGTCAATTGACTTTCAAACAGATTGGAGAATGTCTCAAAATGAAAGAAGATACTGTAGCAAAAAGACATAAAAGGGCACTTAGAAAGCTGAAAATAATTATTGAAAATAAACAAAAATGA
- a CDS encoding serine/threonine-protein kinase — protein sequence MSEKLDLIGKVISGYKIEEKIGSGAFGTVYKASKINESGKYTYALKHITIPNETEYKDILSSMCGDYSKANNYYKNILDGIVDEIKILRTLSEKNNANIVGYYDNDIEKTEQPFQYNIFLRMEYLTPVSQYLLNHQLTLEDVVDLGLDVLSALDLCHSNNVIHRDIKEDNIFISKDKRFKLGDFGIAKALKNKSKAASMKGTPAYIAPEVYLGKEEYNNTVDLYSLGIVMYRLLNFNRYPFVKPYPQDFDMDDVENAINRRLSGEIPDIPANAPEILGQILLKAVSNKADRYKSAKEFYNSLRGIKEQLHQDELDQVLNEDLLQSIKQNNGFSVHRDKKSENRDYAETVGVLGAKGKNRILSDTHKNGADTSKHKDLFESQGTPTPYQNINYNDIDPDISQVKYYTVGVTEIGLVGVSNGVGVTHTALMFANILGFKYKVALFELNDTGTFKEIKKIADPKNTGSFYKHNGIDYFCGMEYTEFVANYKENYDYVLLDFGSYEDIYDINDFIRTNMRLVIGQAIDWKLREIRSFYKQTNQYDPNATWNYLIPFINESELIDVKNIVSNKIYTIPFNKNPFLPSKEVEVVFYTIFNTLLGVDNKSKKKKGLFNVFSR from the coding sequence ATGAGTGAAAAGCTTGACTTGATAGGAAAAGTAATATCAGGGTATAAAATAGAAGAAAAAATTGGATCAGGTGCATTTGGTACGGTTTATAAGGCATCCAAGATCAATGAAAGTGGTAAATATACATATGCCTTAAAACACATTACCATTCCTAATGAGACAGAGTATAAAGATATACTTAGTTCCATGTGTGGAGATTATAGTAAAGCTAATAACTACTACAAAAACATTCTAGATGGTATAGTTGACGAAATCAAGATCTTACGTACTTTATCAGAAAAGAATAATGCCAACATCGTTGGTTATTACGATAATGATATTGAAAAAACGGAGCAACCTTTTCAATATAATATCTTTTTAAGGATGGAGTATTTAACACCAGTGAGTCAATACCTCTTAAATCATCAGCTTACACTTGAAGATGTAGTTGACTTAGGGTTAGATGTACTATCTGCGCTTGATTTATGCCATTCTAATAATGTCATACATCGGGATATTAAGGAAGATAATATATTTATCTCCAAAGATAAAAGGTTTAAATTAGGTGACTTTGGCATTGCAAAAGCATTAAAGAATAAATCCAAAGCGGCGTCTATGAAGGGGACACCTGCCTATATAGCACCTGAAGTATACTTAGGTAAAGAGGAATATAATAATACAGTGGATCTTTACTCTTTAGGTATCGTCATGTATAGGTTGCTCAACTTTAATCGCTATCCTTTTGTGAAACCTTACCCCCAGGATTTTGATATGGATGATGTAGAAAATGCAATTAATCGCAGGTTAAGTGGTGAGATTCCTGACATACCAGCTAATGCTCCAGAAATACTTGGGCAAATTCTATTAAAAGCTGTATCCAATAAGGCTGACAGATATAAAAGTGCTAAAGAATTTTATAATTCTTTAAGAGGAATTAAAGAACAGCTTCATCAAGATGAACTGGATCAGGTGCTCAATGAAGATCTATTGCAATCCATTAAGCAAAACAATGGCTTCAGTGTTCATAGGGATAAAAAAAGTGAAAATAGAGATTATGCTGAAACGGTAGGCGTTCTAGGTGCTAAGGGGAAAAATAGAATACTGAGTGATACCCATAAGAATGGTGCTGATACAAGTAAACATAAAGATTTATTTGAATCTCAAGGAACCCCTACACCCTATCAAAATATCAATTATAATGATATAGATCCAGATATTTCTCAGGTGAAGTATTACACTGTTGGTGTAACAGAGATAGGTTTAGTAGGGGTAAGCAATGGGGTAGGTGTGACACATACCGCATTAATGTTTGCTAATATCTTAGGTTTTAAGTATAAGGTTGCACTGTTTGAACTGAATGATACTGGTACCTTTAAAGAGATCAAAAAAATTGCAGATCCTAAGAATACTGGTTCATTTTATAAACATAACGGTATTGATTATTTTTGTGGTATGGAATACACAGAATTTGTTGCAAATTACAAAGAAAATTATGATTATGTCTTATTGGACTTTGGATCCTATGAAGATATCTATGATATCAATGATTTTATTCGTACAAATATGCGATTAGTCATTGGACAGGCTATTGACTGGAAACTGAGGGAGATTCGATCCTTTTATAAACAAACTAATCAATATGATCCTAATGCTACATGGAATTACCTCATTCCGTTTATCAATGAATCTGAGCTTATTGATGTAAAAAATATCGTAAGTAATAAAATTTATACCATACCTTTTAATAAAAATCCTTTTCTACCCTCAAAAGAGGTGGAAGTAGTTTTTTATACAATATTCAATACACTATTAGGAGTGGACAACAAAAGTAAGAAAAAGAAAGGTCTATTCAATGTTTTTTCTAGGTAA
- a CDS encoding PP2C family protein-serine/threonine phosphatase has product MLYNINALAISHIGLKRQMQEDNFLLSNGKYITLEDQVLFRERKQEKFIKRCSNPSKKALFAVSDGMGGHNAGEIASTFVIQALRRERHKILDSKSFEDAISHYQSYVEITNSDLCQYAAKDPTLHGMGATLATLMIYDDKVIGFNIGDSRIYHYCGQDLRQMSKDHTEGQRLFDLKLLNQEELKNFGARKALSRYFGMTEQFMQLNSEVTEIITVDTKAWFLLCSDGLTDVLTNGEIETILHEYYHQGNIEEAARKLTKSALAGSGYKQGGMDNITIILIEMTKEAKGSWLQ; this is encoded by the coding sequence ATGTTGTATAACATCAATGCTTTAGCCATATCCCATATCGGTCTAAAACGCCAGATGCAAGAAGATAATTTTTTACTTTCCAATGGTAAGTACATCACTCTAGAAGACCAGGTTCTATTTAGAGAAAGAAAACAGGAGAAATTCATCAAGAGATGTAGCAATCCAAGTAAAAAAGCCCTCTTCGCAGTCAGTGATGGAATGGGTGGACATAATGCAGGAGAAATAGCTAGTACGTTTGTTATTCAAGCCTTAAGACGAGAACGACATAAAATTCTTGATAGTAAGAGTTTTGAAGACGCTATTAGTCATTACCAATCTTATGTAGAGATAACCAATAGTGATTTATGCCAATATGCTGCTAAGGACCCAACATTACATGGTATGGGAGCTACATTAGCAACACTCATGATTTACGATGATAAGGTTATTGGCTTTAATATAGGTGATAGTCGCATTTATCATTATTGTGGTCAAGATCTTAGGCAGATGAGCAAAGATCATACTGAAGGTCAACGACTTTTTGATTTGAAGTTGTTAAACCAAGAGGAACTAAAGAATTTTGGTGCGCGCAAAGCTTTGAGTCGATACTTTGGAATGACAGAGCAATTCATGCAACTCAATAGTGAAGTTACAGAGATAATCACTGTAGATACGAAAGCTTGGTTTCTTCTCTGCAGTGACGGGTTAACCGATGTTCTGACAAACGGGGAGATCGAAACTATTCTCCATGAGTATTATCATCAGGGAAATATTGAGGAGGCAGCAAGGAAGCTGACGAAATCGGCTTTAGCAGGTAGTGGCTATAAACAAGGTGGTATGGATAACATTACGATAATCTTAATCGAAATGACAAAAGAAGCAAAAGGAAGTTGGTTACAATGA
- a CDS encoding DUF4176 domain-containing protein codes for MEVNRLLPIGTVIRLKEGKKRLMIFGIKQLDGEDEKIEYDYAGVIYPEGNIGLKSQFLFNHEDIEQVYFRGYVDIERQRFIKKLAMVIKNQEEQQEQQEQQEQQEKDVV; via the coding sequence ATGGAAGTTAATCGTTTATTACCCATCGGTACCGTTATACGACTAAAAGAGGGCAAAAAAAGATTAATGATTTTTGGGATTAAACAACTGGATGGTGAGGATGAAAAAATCGAATACGATTATGCAGGTGTTATTTATCCAGAAGGGAACATTGGTTTAAAATCTCAATTCCTCTTTAATCATGAAGATATTGAACAAGTATATTTTAGAGGATATGTGGATATTGAACGTCAGCGGTTTATTAAGAAATTAGCGATGGTCATCAAGAATCAAGAAGAGCAACAAGAACAACAAGAACAACAAGAACAACAAGAAAAAGATGTTGTATAA
- a CDS encoding WXG100 family type VII secretion target: MASIKVNSTVMREKSDILKGCSSSIKNFTEEMKNEIDRLRATWEGDVAETTIRKFNELSDDFEERYNTINQYATFLTNAADEWDRTNATNMQDIESKRS; this comes from the coding sequence ATGGCATCAATTAAAGTTAATTCAACAGTTATGAGAGAAAAATCTGATATTTTAAAGGGGTGCTCAAGCTCCATCAAAAATTTTACTGAAGAGATGAAGAATGAAATCGATCGCCTTAGAGCAACATGGGAAGGGGATGTAGCTGAAACGACTATCCGAAAGTTTAATGAATTAAGTGATGACTTTGAAGAAAGATATAATACCATTAACCAGTACGCAACTTTCTTGACCAATGCTGCTGATGAATGGGATAGAACCAATGCTACTAATATGCAGGATATAGAAAGTAAACGAAGCTAG
- a CDS encoding WXG100 family type VII secretion target yields the protein MAKNGMRVETIDLRNSSQMIEDKTARYEAEYAKIYTEIANLRVNWQGQSSDAFNKQIEGYRNDFQELATILRSYSEFLRMTAERIEKTENALKDATGNLFTGR from the coding sequence ATGGCGAAAAACGGAATGCGAGTGGAGACAATTGATTTAAGAAATTCATCTCAGATGATTGAAGACAAAACAGCAAGATATGAAGCGGAGTATGCAAAAATTTATACAGAAATAGCTAACTTACGTGTAAACTGGCAAGGGCAATCAAGTGATGCTTTTAACAAGCAAATAGAAGGGTATCGAAATGACTTTCAAGAGCTTGCAACGATTTTAAGAAGTTATTCAGAGTTTTTGAGAATGACGGCAGAACGTATTGAGAAGACCGAAAATGCTCTTAAGGATGCAACCGGTAATTTATTCACAGGTAGATAA
- a CDS encoding WXG100 family type VII secretion target, giving the protein MARFRINYTRVLSQANDIEGMSSDLGHNVQKLDHLIGFIKTSWKGPASEAFLNQCEMLKEEMNRKSMEIERVSNTVKNVAHRIHEEDLEAAERAKRLASKKF; this is encoded by the coding sequence ATGGCGAGATTTAGAATAAACTACACTAGAGTTCTCAGTCAAGCTAATGATATTGAGGGGATGTCGAGTGATTTAGGTCATAACGTACAAAAGCTTGATCATTTAATCGGATTTATAAAAACTTCATGGAAGGGACCAGCTTCGGAAGCTTTTTTAAATCAGTGTGAAATGTTAAAAGAAGAAATGAATAGAAAAAGTATGGAAATTGAAAGAGTCTCAAACACGGTAAAAAATGTAGCTCATAGAATACACGAAGAAGATTTAGAGGCCGCAGAAAGAGCGAAGAGACTTGCGAGCAAGAAATTTTAA